The DNA sequence AGGTGTGGCACAGACCTATACAAGAGGCGCTACAGTATCTAAAAATATGATTATGCCTGATGGTAATTTTGCACAAGGGAACGTAACTGAACTTTTCAAAAAATTGGGCCAGGTGCCATGGATAATAATAATAATGGTTGCCATAGTGATCACTGTTCACGTATTCCTTACAAAAACAAAACACGGTAGATATATGTATGTTATTGGGGGAAATCAAGAAGCAGCAAGACTTTCAGGAATTCCTGTGAAAAAATATAAGGTGTATGCATATCTGATATCTGCGTTTTTTGCTTCTGTTGGAGGGATCATCCTAGCGTCCAGAGTACAGACTGCTGAAATAAATGCAGGATCAGCATATCTTATGGATGCAGTAGCGGCTGCATACATTGGATTTTCTGTTGGTGGCTCCGGTAAACCTAATGTGCTGGGAACATTTGTAGGAGCCATACTGATAGGAATACTTCAGAACGGACTCGTTATGATGTCCGTTCCATATTATTCCATGGACATAGTGAAGGGGCTTGTACTTGCTTTTGCTTTAGCCCTTACCTATTGGAGAAAAAAATAAACTGGAGGTAGGGAATGTGTCAAAATTCACAGAAGGTTATTTTACGATGAATGAGGACGATGCCTTGGAATATGCAATCACCGAATTGGGATTGTTCAATCCGGAATCTATGCTCAGTTGCAAAGAAATCGGAGATGGCAACTTAAATTATGTGTTCAGAATTATTGATGCGAATTCAGGTGAGGCAGTGATTATTAAACAGGCTGGACCAATCGCGAGAATTTCCGATGATTTTAAACTTTCACCGGACCGAAATAGAATAGAGAGCGATATCCTGAAGATTCAGCACACTCTGGCAGAAGGATTTGTGCCTGTAATTTTTAAGTATGATTCTGTCATGAACTGTACGGTAATGGAGGATTTGTCAGACCACAAGATCATGCGTGCAGCTCTTCATGAGCACAAAAAATTCCCGCTATTTGCGGAGCATATAGCTACTTTTATGGCCAATACATTACTCTTGAACTCAGATGTTGTCTTGGATCATAAAGAGAAAAAGCAATTAGTGAAAAACTTTATTAATCCTGAATTATGCGAAATAACGGAAAATCTGGTGTACACAGAACCTTTCTATGACTGTGAAAGAAATGATGTGACTCATGCTATAAGAGAATTTGCACTGAAGGAACTGTGGTCAGATGACAAATTACTTTTGGAAACTGCAAAGTTGAAATTTGAATTCATGAATAACGCTCAAACTCTTGTGCATGGCGATCTTCATACAGGATCTATATTCATAAAGGAGGATTCAACAAAGATAATCGACCCTGAATTCGCTTTTTATGGGCCTGCAGGTTATGACGTCGGTAATGTGATCGCAAACCTGATTTTTGCATACGAAAATGCGGAAGCGCGTATAGAAAACCCTAATGAAAGAGAAGAATATAAATCATGGCTTGGAGAAACGATTGTGGATGTAGTGAACTTGTTCAAAGCGAAATTCAATAAACTATGGGAAAAAAGAGTCACTGAACAAACGGCAGCTTATATCGGATTTCAAGAATATTACTTGGATAGCATCATTCGGGATACTGCAGCAGTTGCAGGTTGTGAATTAATCAGAAGGATAATCGGGCTTGCTCATGTAAAAGATATTACAGAAATAGAGGATCCAAAAAAAAGGGAAAGGGCAGAGAAAATATGTCTTTCAGTAGGCAAAAAATTCATCCTTGAGAGGGATTCCTATAAGGACGGCAGAGATTTTATAAACATAGTAAATTCAATCGAGAAAATCATAATCTGACAGGAGGTGCATCATGGATGGATTTCAAAATTCAGGCGTTGCGGTCACTGAATCAGTTAGGCTTGATGACGACAATAATGCCTTGATTATTTTAGATCAGACGCTTCTGCCTAATGAAAAGAAGTATTTAGAAGTGAAGAAAATTGAAGATGTATGGGAAGCAATCCATTCGTTAAGAGTGAGGGGCGCTCCAGCAATCGGAATTGCTGCTGCATTTGGAATATACTTATGGGCAAAGTCATCTCAATCTGAAACATATGAAAATTTATTTGAAGATTTTATAAAGGGCAAGGATTTTCTTGCAACGTCTCGCCCTACTGCAGTAAACCTTTTTTGGGCACTCGATAGGATGGAAGACAGGTTAAAAGCTGAGGAACACAATAAAAAAGCAGAAATGATTGCTGCGCTAAAAGACGAAGCGGAAAAAATTCGCCTGGAGGATGAACAAG is a window from the Trichococcus shcherbakoviae genome containing:
- the mtnK gene encoding S-methyl-5-thioribose kinase, encoding MSKFTEGYFTMNEDDALEYAITELGLFNPESMLSCKEIGDGNLNYVFRIIDANSGEAVIIKQAGPIARISDDFKLSPDRNRIESDILKIQHTLAEGFVPVIFKYDSVMNCTVMEDLSDHKIMRAALHEHKKFPLFAEHIATFMANTLLLNSDVVLDHKEKKQLVKNFINPELCEITENLVYTEPFYDCERNDVTHAIREFALKELWSDDKLLLETAKLKFEFMNNAQTLVHGDLHTGSIFIKEDSTKIIDPEFAFYGPAGYDVGNVIANLIFAYENAEARIENPNEREEYKSWLGETIVDVVNLFKAKFNKLWEKRVTEQTAAYIGFQEYYLDSIIRDTAAVAGCELIRRIIGLAHVKDITEIEDPKKRERAEKICLSVGKKFILERDSYKDGRDFINIVNSIEKIII
- a CDS encoding ABC transporter permease encodes the protein MELKYKEKIDSGIFDYLYKFGTIVTIVFLIMIFGIVESSFLQPENIINILRSISIVTIIAVGVTVSLTVGGFDLSVGSVASVADAVVLSMFVWYNQVTWVSILVALGVGLIMGAINALLIVKVRIPDMLLTLATMFIFQGVAQTYTRGATVSKNMIMPDGNFAQGNVTELFKKLGQVPWIIIIMVAIVITVHVFLTKTKHGRYMYVIGGNQEAARLSGIPVKKYKVYAYLISAFFASVGGIILASRVQTAEINAGSAYLMDAVAAAYIGFSVGGSGKPNVLGTFVGAILIGILQNGLVMMSVPYYSMDIVKGLVLAFALALTYWRKK